A single genomic interval of bacterium harbors:
- a CDS encoding class I SAM-dependent methyltransferase: protein MKFFIDCFRKYAAFEVKKILEPACGSGMYLTAFPQNGYRVTGYDINTKMVSYAQEKIREAGWSEKAEVLLGDMKTMKFNPQFDAAINPINSLGYCISDEDIINHFKAMSASLRPAGIYIVEFTCAFKDVGRPIPGLTS, encoded by the coding sequence GTGAAATTTTTTATTGATTGCTTCAGGAAATATGCTGCTTTTGAAGTCAAGAAAATCCTGGAACCAGCTTGTGGTAGCGGCATGTATCTGACAGCCTTTCCTCAAAACGGTTACCGTGTCACTGGCTATGATATCAACACGAAGATGGTTTCCTATGCACAGGAAAAAATCAGGGAGGCGGGGTGGAGCGAAAAGGCCGAGGTTCTCCTGGGCGATATGAAAACAATGAAATTCAATCCCCAATTCGATGCGGCAATTAATCCCATCAACAGTCTCGGCTACTGCATTTCCGATGAAGACATCATCAACCATTTCAAGGCTATGTCCGCATCTCTCCGTCCGGCGGGCATCTACATTGTCGAATTTACCTGCGCATTCAAGGATGTGGGCCGGCCGATACCTGGTTTGACGAGTTGA